One window from the genome of Oncorhynchus kisutch isolate 150728-3 linkage group LG21, Okis_V2, whole genome shotgun sequence encodes:
- the fam228a gene encoding protein FAM228A: MEKCQEDRPKRKRRSEVWLPGPPRGPWVDWLSHTSFRRLQVKLESENQEARAITQPLLDTENGFVKDLERYLCQQERAELRKRELLHKRWTERVWTPIQRSVENQVPHCCYDEAESIRSMFLNYIHYCNSKVATPASRDPLFLQSRDGTKEKRAVLRCQTGPPRL; the protein is encoded by the exons ATGGAGAAGTGTCAGGAAGACCGgccgaagaggaagaggaggagtgaggtGTGGCTTCCTGGACCTCCCAGAGGGCCGTGGGTAGACTGGCTCTCTCACACCTCCTTCAGGAGGCTGCAG GTCAAGTTAGAATCTGAGAACCAAGAAGCTAGAGCCATCACCCAGCCACTACTGGACACAGAGAATGGCTTTGTCAAG GACCTGGAGCGTTATCTGTGCCAACAGGAAAGGGCGGAGCTTCGTAAGCGAGAGCTGCTCCATAAGCGTTGGACGGAGCGTGTGTGGACCCCTATTCAGAGGAGCGTGGAGAACCAAGTGCCCCACTGCTGCTATGACGAGGCAGAGAGTATACGCAGCATGTTCCTGAACTACATACACTACTGTAACTCAAAG GTTGCCACACCTGCGTCGAGGGACCCACTGTTCCTTCAATCACGTGACGGGACAAAGGAAAAGAGGGCGGTCCTACGCTGTCAGACAG GGCCGCCCAGATTATAG